In Bacteroides cellulosilyticus, the genomic stretch ACTCTCTTTCCTTTTAAGTTAAATTCGTTTTTATCGCCTGTTTTTTCGTTTTGCTTCTTTTGCCGCTGCTGCGTCTCGATAATTTTGTTTTTCTTTGCAGAAAAGAAGAAAAAATATATGTCCTCATTTGATACCTACATAAGCCGTAAACTGCCGCTGGTCAGCCTGATTAGTGCGGTTTTCATTATATATCCCAACATAGCCTGCCTCCCTTGGGATATAAAATTCTGGGGAGTTTGTGCGGGCTTTTATTGGTATTTTGCCTACCGTTTCTTTTTCTTCTGGGGACTGATTAGTCTGTTGATACGCTATAATCTGCGTCGGTTACCGGATGCACAGTTTAAGGAACGCTTTGCCCGCAACTTCGGCTATTCGTTGCTTGCCTACGCGGGGTTTGCATTCGTTTCCTACTGGATTGCCTCGTATGGCATCCGCACCGACTTTCTGGGCAGCACCTTGCTTTCCCAATTCTTCATCCTGTGCTCCCTCTGCACGCTTATCGGCCACATCTCCATGCTCTATTCCAAACAACGGGAGAAGGAACACGAGATTGAGCGCCTGCGCATAGAGAACCTGCAAAGCCGTTGTGATGCATTGGCCAACCAGATAAACCCGCATTTCTTTTTTAACTCACTGAACGGAGTGCAATCGCTCATCCGCAAGAAAGATGACGAGAAAACACTGATGTACGTGCATGAGTTGTCTGACATCTTCCGCTACATTCTTCAGAGTGATAAGAAAGGGCTCGTCACGCTGAGGGAGGAATTGGAATTCATCCAGTCTTTCCGCTACGTGATGGAAGTGCGCTTTGCCAATAAGCTGGTGTTCTCCATCCGGGTAGATGAGGCTGTGCAGGATGAACTGACATTGCCGGTACTTTCATTGCTCCCACTGGTGGAGAACGTGACCGTTCATAATATGATAGACAGTGAACATAAGATGGAAATATCTATCCGGCTGAATGAACAGAATGAGTTGGTGGTGTCCAATCCTGTTTACCCCAAACTCTCTCCGCCCGATACCAACGGAACCGGATTGAAGAATCTGGAAAGCCGTTTCGCTTTGCTGATGAACAAGCAAATTCGGGTGGAGTGCGATGAAGAAACATTCCGGGTTTATCTCCCTTTAAAATAAAAATAGAATCAATATCAAAACAAAAGAGTAGCGATATGAGAGTGCTTATTGTAGAAGACGAGACTGCCGCTTATGAGAATCTGGTAGATATTCTCAAGGAAGTCTCCTATGATATTCAGATTTCCGGTAATACGGAAAGTGTGACCCAGACTATCCATTGGCTGCAATCCAATCCGGCTCCGGATTTGATATTCATGGATATACATTTGTCGGACGGCTCGGCATTTACCATCTTCGATAAAATGGAACTGGAAACCCCCATTGTTTTTACGACGGCATACGACCGTTATGCGATAGAAGCTTTTAAGGTGAATAGTGTGGACTACCTGCTGAAACCGGTGAAGGTGGAGGATGTGAAGCATGCACTGGATAAATATAGCAAGCTGACTCATCAGGATATTCTGCAATACTTGTCTCAGTTGAACCTGTTGGCACCGGCGCCCAGATATAAAGACAAGCTATTGATTCCCTATAAAGATAAATTGCTGCCTGTCAGTCTGAGGGATGTTTCGTGTTTTTATACGGCGGATAAGAATACGTGTGTGTATCTGAAAAATGGGACCCTGTATCCGTACTCCAAGACGTTGGAACAGATAATGTCCTCTCTGAATCCCGCCGACTTTATCCGGGCGAATAAGCAATTCATCATAGCCAAGAACAGCGTGACGGATATAACAATCTGGTTCGATAGCCGCCTGTTGGTGACGCTCGACGTGGAGGTTCCCGAGCGTGTCTATATCAGTAAGAATAAGGCGTCGGAGTTCAAGTCGTGGTTGGTGAGTAATAACGGTTAGGTTACAGGACGTTAATCAGTAATTTAGGTATATACTACTGTAATTTGTCTACGGTTTCTGTAGGCGACAGTCCCTATATTTGCAATCGAAAACTATTATAGAATAAAAAGAGTGTTTTTAAAGATGAAAAAAGAGAGAACGATACTTGCATTATGTACAGGCTGCCTGATAAGTGCGGCAAGCCTGCAAGCACAAACCGGCAAGGACAGCACACAGGTAGCGAGAAGCTACGCTATTAATGAAGTGGTGGTGACGGGCACACGCAGCGAAACGGATGTACGCCATCTGCCCATGACCGTATCAGTGGTGGGACGTCCGCAACTTGAAGCGAGCCAACAGGCTTCCGTGCTTCCGGTACTGAACTCCCAGGTGCCCGGTTTCTTCTCCACTTCACGCGGTGTGATGGGGTATGGTGTAGCTACAGGTGCATCAGGACAGATGTCGCTGCGTGGAATCGGAGGTCCTGCACAGGCGGGGTTGCCCACTACCGGACTGTTGGTTTTGATTGACGGACATCCTCAATATATGGGTTTGATGGGACATCCCATTGCCGATGCTTACCAAACGATGATGGCGGAGCGAGTAGAAGTGCTTCGTGGCCCGGCATCAGTGCTTTACGGTTCCAATGCCATGGGGGGCGTCATCAACATCGTCACCCGCAAGATGCAGGAAGACGGTGTGAATACAAGCATTAACATCGGTGCCGGCTCTTATGGAACCTTGCAGACCGAAGCAACCAACCGCATCAGGAAAGGACGTTTCAGCAGTACGGTGACGGCTTCTTATAATCGCACGGACGGGCATCGGGCCGATATGGGCTTTGAACAATATGGCGGTTATGCCAAGTTGGGTTATGACTTTACGGACAACTGGAAGCTGTGGGGAGATGTGAATATCACTCATTTCAATGCCATCAATCCGGGGGCGGTAAGTCGCCCTTATATCGACAACGACCAGCGCATCACTCGCGGTATGACCTCTTTTGCTCTGGAGAATCATTACGAAAAGACCTCGGGAGCATTGAGTTTCTTCTATAACTGGGGAGACCACTGGATAAACGACGGCTACCAGCCCGGCGGAAAACCGCTTGACTACCGCTTCAACTCCAACGACCAGATGCTCGGTGTATCATGGTATCAGAGCTTGCAACTTTTCAAAGGGAACCGGGTGACTGTAGGAGCCGATTATTTTCATTTCGGCGGTGAAGCATGGAACAAATTCTCTGACGGACATCGTGAAACTTCGGCGGATAAATCCCTGAATGAAGTAGCCGGATATGTAGACTTCCGGCAGGACATCGTCACCTGGCTCACACTGAATGCCGGTGCACGCGTAGACCATCATTCGCAGACAGGGACGGAGTTTATTCCACAAGTCGGTCTGGCCTTCCACCTCCCGAAAGATGCGGAAATCAAGGCAATGGCAAGTAAGGGATTTCGCAATCCCACCATTCGCGAAATGTATATGTTCCCTCCGCAAAATCCGGATTTGAAGCCCGAGAAACTATGGAATTATGAACTTTCCTTCTCGCAGCGCCTTATGGAAAACCGTTTGTCATACGGCGTAAATGTGTTCTATATCAATGGTGAAAACCTGATTCTGCGTCTTCCCAATCCGGCCGGAAGCGGTATGCTGAACCAGAATTCCGGTGAGATTGAGAACTGGGGAGCGGAAGCGAATATAGGATACCGGTTCAATTCAACATGGGGTGTCACGGCAAATTATAGCTGGCTTCATATGGAGAATCCTGTGCTGGCATCTCCCGAACATAAACTTTACGGAGGCGTGAACTTCAGGAAAGGACGTTGGAGCGCATCTACGGGCATCCAATATGTGAAAGGACTTTATACCGACCTGGATGCGGAAACCAAGGAAAACTTTGTGCTGTGGGATATGCAGGGGAGCTTCAAAGCGACCCATTACCTGTCGTTCTATGTGCGTGGCGAGAACCTGCTGGCACAACGTTACGAAATAATAGTCGGCTATCCTATGCCGAAAGCTACTTTTATGGGTGGAGTAAACATCAAATTTTAATAAGTATATAGATTATGAAAACAACAACTATCAGACTTTATTCTCTGGATTACGGCAATGTGAAAACGTATTTTGCCGCTGCTCTTTTCATTCTGGGCAACTTGGCTCTGCCACAACTTTGCCATCTTATCCCGCAAGGCGGCCTCACGCTGCTTCCCATTTATTTCTTTACGCTTATCGCAGCTTATAAATATGGTTGGAAAGTAGGGTTACTGACTGCTGTCTTTTCTCCGGTTTTGAATCATCTGCTTTTCGGTATGCCTGCTGCGGGCATGCTTCCGGCTATACTACTGAAATCGGCCTTGCTGGCGGTGGCTGCCGGATATATTGCCAATCGTTCTAAACATGTCTCTGTCCCGATGCTGGCATTGGTGGTTCTAGCTTATCAGCTTGCGGGCACACTGGGCGAGTGGGCCATGCTGGGTAACTTCACTCTTGCCTTTCAGGATTTCCGTATTGGTATTCCGGGAATGCTATTGCAAGTTTTCGGCGGTTATCTGTTCATTAAGTATTTGGTTTATAAATGATGTTCCATAAAATAGAAGTATGTTACGAAAAATCAGACTAACGGTTGCCATTTTCTTCTTTGTGC encodes the following:
- a CDS encoding sensor histidine kinase, producing MSSFDTYISRKLPLVSLISAVFIIYPNIACLPWDIKFWGVCAGFYWYFAYRFFFFWGLISLLIRYNLRRLPDAQFKERFARNFGYSLLAYAGFAFVSYWIASYGIRTDFLGSTLLSQFFILCSLCTLIGHISMLYSKQREKEHEIERLRIENLQSRCDALANQINPHFFFNSLNGVQSLIRKKDDEKTLMYVHELSDIFRYILQSDKKGLVTLREELEFIQSFRYVMEVRFANKLVFSIRVDEAVQDELTLPVLSLLPLVENVTVHNMIDSEHKMEISIRLNEQNELVVSNPVYPKLSPPDTNGTGLKNLESRFALLMNKQIRVECDEETFRVYLPLK
- a CDS encoding LytR/AlgR family response regulator transcription factor, with translation MRVLIVEDETAAYENLVDILKEVSYDIQISGNTESVTQTIHWLQSNPAPDLIFMDIHLSDGSAFTIFDKMELETPIVFTTAYDRYAIEAFKVNSVDYLLKPVKVEDVKHALDKYSKLTHQDILQYLSQLNLLAPAPRYKDKLLIPYKDKLLPVSLRDVSCFYTADKNTCVYLKNGTLYPYSKTLEQIMSSLNPADFIRANKQFIIAKNSVTDITIWFDSRLLVTLDVEVPERVYISKNKASEFKSWLVSNNG
- a CDS encoding TonB-dependent receptor plug domain-containing protein, which translates into the protein MKKERTILALCTGCLISAASLQAQTGKDSTQVARSYAINEVVVTGTRSETDVRHLPMTVSVVGRPQLEASQQASVLPVLNSQVPGFFSTSRGVMGYGVATGASGQMSLRGIGGPAQAGLPTTGLLVLIDGHPQYMGLMGHPIADAYQTMMAERVEVLRGPASVLYGSNAMGGVINIVTRKMQEDGVNTSINIGAGSYGTLQTEATNRIRKGRFSSTVTASYNRTDGHRADMGFEQYGGYAKLGYDFTDNWKLWGDVNITHFNAINPGAVSRPYIDNDQRITRGMTSFALENHYEKTSGALSFFYNWGDHWINDGYQPGGKPLDYRFNSNDQMLGVSWYQSLQLFKGNRVTVGADYFHFGGEAWNKFSDGHRETSADKSLNEVAGYVDFRQDIVTWLTLNAGARVDHHSQTGTEFIPQVGLAFHLPKDAEIKAMASKGFRNPTIREMYMFPPQNPDLKPEKLWNYELSFSQRLMENRLSYGVNVFYINGENLILRLPNPAGSGMLNQNSGEIENWGAEANIGYRFNSTWGVTANYSWLHMENPVLASPEHKLYGGVNFRKGRWSASTGIQYVKGLYTDLDAETKENFVLWDMQGSFKATHYLSFYVRGENLLAQRYEIIVGYPMPKATFMGGVNIKF
- a CDS encoding ECF transporter S component, which codes for MKTTTIRLYSLDYGNVKTYFAAALFILGNLALPQLCHLIPQGGLTLLPIYFFTLIAAYKYGWKVGLLTAVFSPVLNHLLFGMPAAGMLPAILLKSALLAVAAGYIANRSKHVSVPMLALVVLAYQLAGTLGEWAMLGNFTLAFQDFRIGIPGMLLQVFGGYLFIKYLVYK